The Paramisgurnus dabryanus chromosome 1, PD_genome_1.1, whole genome shotgun sequence genome includes a window with the following:
- the rpl38 gene encoding large ribosomal subunit protein eL38, translating into MPRKIEEIKDFLLTARRKDAKSVKIKKNKDNVKFKVRCSRYLYTLVITDKEKAEKLKQSLPPGLAVKELK; encoded by the exons ATG CCACGCAAAATTGAAGAAATCAAAGATTTCCTGCTTACAGCAAGGAGGAAGGATGCCAAGT CCGTCAAGATCAAGAAGAACAAGGACAATGTGAAATTTAAGGTGCGCTGCAGCAGATACCTATACACATTGGTCATCACAGACAAAGAGAAGGCTGAGAAACTCAAGCAGTCCCTGCCACCTG GTCTGGCTGTGAAAGAGCTGAAATAG